In Musa acuminata AAA Group cultivar baxijiao chromosome BXJ2-8, Cavendish_Baxijiao_AAA, whole genome shotgun sequence, one genomic interval encodes:
- the LOC135620317 gene encoding putative glutaredoxin-C14, whose translation MDKVMKLASQRAVVVFSRSNCCFCYSVKSLFHELGVSAAVHELDEDPSGPEMEKALARLLGRKPPVPAVFIGGQLVGSTEKIMTLHLGGDLVPLLRDAGALWL comes from the coding sequence ATGGACAAGGTGATGAAGCTGGCGTCGCAACGGGCGGTGGTGGTCTTCAGCCGGAGCAACTGCTGCTTCTGCTACAGCGTGAAGAGCCTGTTCCATGAGCTCGGCGTCAGCGCTGCCGTCCACGAGCTCGACGAGGACCCGAGCGGGCCGGAAATGGAGAAGGCCCTCGCCAGGCTGCTGGGGCGCAAGCCGCCGGTGCCGGCCGTGTTCATCGGCGGCCAGCTGGTTGGGTCCACGGAGAAGATCATGACGCTGCACCTGGGTGGGGATCTGGTGCCGCTGCTGAGAGATGCTGGAGCTCTGTGGCTCTGA